A stretch of Bos mutus isolate GX-2022 chromosome 8, NWIPB_WYAK_1.1, whole genome shotgun sequence DNA encodes these proteins:
- the OR2K2 gene encoding olfactory receptor 2K2 has product MQGENLTSWSFFFLEGFSRYPKLEIVLFIFSLLMYLITLLGNSILILITVVDSRLQTPMYLFLGNLSFMDICYTSASIPTLLVNLLSSQKTIIFSGCAVQMYLSLAMGSTECVLLAVMAYDRYVAICSPLRYPVIMNRQVCVQMVTISWVTGCLTALLETSFALRIPRCGNLIDHFTCEILAVLKLACTRSLLMDTVMLVISVLLLPFPMLLICISYVFILSTILRISSAEGRNKAFSTCGAHLTVVILYYGAALSMYLKPSSSGSQEIDKIISLLYGVLTPMLNPIIYSLRNKEVKDAVKKVLGKMYLQQTQEHL; this is encoded by the coding sequence CTGGAGTTTCTTTTTCCTGGAAGGTTTTTCTAGATACCCAAAGTTAGAGATTGTTCTCTTCATCTTCAGCCTTTTAATGTATCTGATAACCCTCTTGGGCAACAGCATTCTTATTTTAATCACTGTCGTAGACTCACGCCTTCAGACTCCCATGTACTTGTTCCTTGGAAATCTCTCTTTCATGGATATTTGTTACACATCTGCTTCGATTCCTACTTTGCTGGTGAACTTGCTGTCATCCCAGAAAACCatcatcttttctgggtgtgcTGTACAGATGTATCTGTCCCTTGCCATGGGCTCCACGGAGTGTGTGCTCCTGGCTGTGATGGCATATGACCGTTATGTGGCCATTTGCAGCCCGCTGAGATACCCCGTCATCATGAACAGACAGGTCTGTGTGCAGATGGTCACCATCTCCTGGGTGACGGGCTGTCTGACAGCCCTGCTGGAAACCAGCTTCGCCCTACGGATACCCCGCTGTGGGAATCTCATTGACCACTTCACGTGTGAAATTCTGGCAGTGCTGAAGCTAGCTTGCACACGGTCTCTGCTCATGGACACAGTCATGCTGGTGATCAGTGTGCTCCTCCTACCCTTTCCAATGCTCTTaatttgcatctcttatgtcttcatCCTTTCCACTATTCTGAGAATCAGCTCAGCAGAGGGCAGAAACAAAGCTTTTTCTACTTGTGGTGCCCACTTGACTGTGGTCATCTTGTATTACGGGGCTGCCCTCTCCATGTACCTAAAGCCTTCTTCATCAGGCTCACAAGAAATAGATAAAATCATCTCATTGCTTTATGGAGTGCTTACACCTATGCTGAATCCCATAATTTACAGTTTAAGAAACAAAGAAGTCAAAGATGCGGTGAAAAAAGTGCTGGGCAAAATGTACTTACAACAAACACAGGAACATCTCTGA